A region from the Gossypium hirsutum isolate 1008001.06 chromosome A08, Gossypium_hirsutum_v2.1, whole genome shotgun sequence genome encodes:
- the LOC107942540 gene encoding protein TOPLESS-RELATED PROTEIN 2 — protein YRTNSHGWGIPSHRCSCWWTSNGNPSLPHATAVVAGPPGLVQPSNAAAFLKHRRTASGMPGIDYQSAGLDHLMKRICTGQPNEVSFSRIAHTPNVHSQDC, from the exons TATCGGACCAATTCCCATGGCTGGGGCATTCCCTCCCATCGGTGCTCATGTT GGTGGACCTCAAATGGTAATCCTTCTTTACCTCATGCAACTGCTGTGGTGGCAGGTCCTCCTGGTCTTGTCCAGCCTTCTAATGCAG CTGCATTCCTTAAGCATCGGAGGACAGCATCTGGTATGCCAGGAATAGATTATCAGTCAGCCGGTTTAGATCATTTGATGAAGCGCATTTGTACTGGCCAACCTAATGAG GTATCCTTTTCCCGTATCGCACATACTCCCAATGTGCACTCACAAGATTGTTAA